In one window of Comamonas testosteroni DNA:
- a CDS encoding ABC transporter ATP-binding protein, translating to MNQMHSNQLLMDKGKSPKLLEIQNLNAWYGAAHILHEVSLAVGRGEVVALMGRNGAGKSTTLKSIAALVPRREGSIRFMGEAIEKKASHQIAQRGLGYVPEDRRIFTELTVLENLEVGKQKPRRWPDGQAVPHWTPEKLFALFPNLGEMPERLGGRMSGGEQQMLSVARTLMGQPCLVLLDEPSEGVAPLIVEQMARTILELKAQGIGILLSEQNLPFAEVVADRAYVLEKGQIVHAASMAELAGDKAVRQQYLGV from the coding sequence ATGAATCAAATGCATAGCAACCAGCTCTTGATGGATAAGGGCAAGAGCCCAAAATTGCTTGAAATCCAGAACCTCAATGCCTGGTATGGCGCAGCCCATATCCTGCATGAGGTATCGCTGGCCGTGGGACGCGGCGAGGTCGTGGCACTGATGGGGCGCAATGGAGCGGGCAAGTCCACCACGCTCAAGAGCATTGCCGCCCTGGTGCCGCGCCGCGAAGGCAGTATTCGCTTCATGGGAGAGGCGATAGAGAAAAAAGCCTCGCACCAGATCGCACAGCGCGGCCTGGGCTATGTGCCCGAGGACCGCCGCATCTTCACCGAACTGACGGTGCTGGAAAACCTGGAGGTCGGCAAGCAAAAACCACGCCGCTGGCCCGATGGACAGGCCGTGCCGCACTGGACGCCCGAAAAACTGTTTGCGCTTTTCCCCAACCTGGGCGAGATGCCCGAGCGACTTGGCGGACGCATGAGCGGTGGCGAGCAACAGATGCTGAGCGTGGCCCGCACGCTGATGGGCCAGCCCTGCCTGGTGCTGCTGGACGAGCCCTCCGAGGGGGTTGCTCCACTGATCGTCGAGCAGATGGCGCGCACGATTCTGGAGCTGAAGGCACAGGGCATTGGCATCTTGCTCAGCGAGCAGAACCTGCCGTTTGCCGAGGTCGTGGCCGACCGGGCCTATGTGCTGGAAAAAGGCCAGATCGTGCACGCAGCCAGCATGGCCGAACTGGCTGGCGACAAGGCCGTGCGCCAGCAATATCTGGGCGTTTGA
- a CDS encoding ABC transporter ATP-binding protein, which produces MSLLQVKNISKAFGGVQAVQNVSFSLQAGELLALIGPNGAGKSTTFNMVGGQLPPDSGQVLLNGQAITGLPPRAIWRKGVGRTFQIAQTFASLSVTENVQMALLSADRKIFSWWPRAASHRRADALALLEQVGMQAQADRPCSALAYGDVKRVELAMALAHEPLLLLMDEPTAGMAPGERVALMQLTRQLAQQRRMGVLFTEHSMDVVFGQADSVAVLVRGQLLAEGTPQAIRDDARVQQAYLGTGLVLEKQQ; this is translated from the coding sequence ATGAGCCTGCTGCAAGTAAAGAACATCAGCAAGGCCTTCGGCGGTGTGCAGGCCGTGCAGAACGTCTCGTTCAGCCTGCAGGCCGGCGAGCTGCTGGCCTTGATCGGTCCCAACGGCGCGGGCAAGAGCACCACCTTCAACATGGTGGGTGGGCAGTTACCGCCCGACAGCGGCCAGGTGCTGCTGAACGGCCAGGCCATCACCGGCCTGCCGCCGCGCGCCATCTGGCGCAAGGGCGTGGGACGCACTTTCCAGATTGCACAGACTTTTGCCTCGCTCAGCGTGACGGAAAACGTGCAGATGGCGCTGCTGTCGGCCGATCGCAAAATCTTCAGTTGGTGGCCGCGTGCCGCCAGCCACCGCCGTGCCGACGCCCTGGCCCTGCTGGAGCAGGTGGGCATGCAGGCCCAGGCCGATCGCCCCTGCAGCGCCCTGGCCTATGGCGATGTGAAACGAGTGGAGCTGGCCATGGCGCTGGCCCATGAGCCGCTGCTGCTGCTCATGGACGAACCCACGGCCGGCATGGCCCCAGGCGAGCGTGTGGCCCTGATGCAGCTGACGCGCCAGCTTGCGCAGCAGCGCCGCATGGGCGTGCTGTTTACCGAGCACAGCATGGATGTGGTTTTCGGACAGGCCGACAGTGTGGCCGTGCTGGTGCGCGGCCAGTTGCTGGCCGAAGGTACGCCGCAGGCCATTCGCGACGACGCGCGCGTGCAGCAGGCCTACCTCGGCACCGGCCTCGTTCTTGAAAAACAGCAATGA
- a CDS encoding YiiX/YebB-like N1pC/P60 family cysteine hydrolase, which yields MPPLPPQAAPGDLIFRRGTENVSQLVQAVDGGDFSHVGMLVGRPGQWQVLHATPSEREGQPDAVVLDSLDFFLDVRRAHAYRLYQVTADPGARERAVAWAMAQQGQPFQLLGSGQGIYCTTLVWRAWLQSGADLEVVFTEVELPILGGRYLLPSSLSRSSRLRALTPLLSTR from the coding sequence ATGCCGCCGTTGCCGCCGCAGGCTGCGCCCGGCGATCTGATCTTTCGCCGGGGTACGGAGAACGTCAGCCAACTGGTGCAAGCCGTGGACGGTGGTGACTTCAGCCATGTGGGCATGTTGGTCGGACGGCCCGGCCAGTGGCAGGTGCTGCATGCCACGCCCTCCGAACGTGAGGGTCAGCCCGATGCCGTGGTGCTGGATTCGCTGGACTTCTTTCTGGACGTTCGGCGCGCCCACGCCTATCGCCTGTACCAGGTCACGGCAGACCCTGGGGCGCGTGAGCGGGCCGTGGCCTGGGCCATGGCCCAGCAGGGCCAGCCGTTTCAGTTGCTGGGCTCGGGCCAGGGCATCTACTGCACCACCTTGGTCTGGCGGGCCTGGTTGCAAAGCGGTGCGGATCTCGAGGTGGTATTTACCGAGGTGGAACTGCCGATTCTGGGCGGCCGTTATCTGCTGCCGAGCAGCCTGTCGCGCTCCAGCCGGCTGCGCGCGCTGACGCCCTTGCTGTCGACGCGCTGA
- a CDS encoding DUF4878 domain-containing protein, whose translation MSASVSFSRRCCLHLFFSLSLALGLSACATITPEQSQDELIERFYALVAAGDFDACIALVSARNISSEQLASFEYKLRRLLAGAKGMIDSKGGLAKVEVVERKMSEEEQVLKLRVLVSYRDGSTRRERINLVQEEGVWKVRL comes from the coding sequence GTGTCTGCTTCTGTCTCATTTTCCCGCCGTTGCTGTCTGCATCTTTTCTTCTCGCTGTCTCTGGCTCTGGGCCTGTCGGCCTGTGCCACGATCACCCCCGAACAAAGTCAGGATGAGCTGATCGAGCGCTTTTACGCGCTGGTTGCGGCCGGTGATTTCGACGCCTGCATTGCCCTGGTCTCGGCACGCAATATTTCCAGTGAGCAGCTGGCGAGTTTTGAGTACAAGCTGCGCCGCCTGCTGGCAGGTGCCAAGGGAATGATCGACTCCAAGGGCGGCCTGGCCAAGGTGGAGGTGGTGGAAAGAAAAATGTCCGAGGAGGAGCAGGTCCTCAAGCTCAGGGTGCTGGTCAGCTATCGCGATGGCAGCACCCGCCGCGAGCGCATCAATCTGGTCCAGGAAGAAGGTGTCTGGAAAGTGCGGCTGTGA
- a CDS encoding tripartite tricarboxylate transporter substrate-binding protein — MQSTNPFRRRLVHAATAACALAAGGSSTGALAAAWPEKPVVLVVPYSAGGPTDVVARLLAIPMGQVLGQSVLVENTVGAGGTIAPNRVAKAKADGYTILIHHMGMATAPALYKKLPYDPLKDFEYIGQVLDVPMTLLSRKDFPANNFAELLDYVKKNQEKVSLANAGIGAVSQLCGMLFMHQAGVKLTTVPYKGAGPAMNDLMGGQVDLLCDQTTQTVPVIKDGQRAKVFGVTTPQRLSSLPNIPTLDEQGLKGFDVKVWHGMYAPKGTPRDVVMAINKALNVAIKDENVKKRIAELSSDLVSPEKATPEGLRTHLQAEVARWDKVIKAAGVSAE; from the coding sequence ATGCAAAGCACAAACCCTTTCCGCCGCCGCCTTGTTCACGCAGCGACCGCCGCCTGCGCCCTTGCCGCCGGAGGGTCGAGCACCGGAGCCCTGGCCGCGGCCTGGCCCGAGAAGCCCGTCGTCCTCGTCGTGCCCTACAGCGCTGGTGGCCCCACCGATGTGGTGGCGCGCCTGCTGGCCATTCCCATGGGACAGGTGCTGGGCCAAAGCGTGCTGGTGGAAAACACCGTGGGCGCGGGCGGCACCATTGCGCCCAACCGCGTGGCCAAGGCCAAGGCGGACGGCTACACCATCCTCATCCACCACATGGGCATGGCCACGGCGCCCGCGCTGTACAAGAAGCTGCCCTATGACCCGCTCAAGGACTTCGAGTACATCGGCCAGGTGCTGGACGTGCCCATGACGCTGCTGTCGCGCAAGGACTTTCCGGCCAACAACTTTGCAGAGCTGCTGGACTACGTGAAGAAGAACCAGGAGAAGGTCTCGCTGGCCAATGCCGGCATTGGCGCCGTCTCCCAGCTGTGCGGCATGCTGTTCATGCACCAGGCGGGCGTCAAGCTCACCACCGTGCCCTACAAGGGGGCCGGTCCCGCCATGAACGACCTCATGGGCGGGCAGGTCGATCTGCTGTGCGACCAGACCACGCAGACCGTGCCCGTGATCAAGGACGGCCAGCGCGCCAAGGTCTTCGGCGTGACCACGCCTCAGCGTCTGTCGTCCCTGCCCAACATTCCCACGCTGGACGAGCAGGGCCTCAAAGGCTTCGACGTCAAGGTCTGGCACGGCATGTATGCGCCCAAGGGCACACCCAGGGACGTGGTCATGGCCATCAACAAGGCGCTGAACGTGGCCATCAAGGACGAGAACGTCAAAAAGCGCATCGCCGAGCTCAGCTCCGACCTGGTTTCGCCTGAGAAGGCCACGCCCGAAGGCCTGCGCACCCACCTGCAGGCCGAGGTCGCGCGCTGGGACAAGGTCATCAAGGCGGCCGGCGTCTCGGCCGAATAA
- a CDS encoding ABC transporter permease, with translation MSASGLLAQLLNGLASASSLFLVSVGLSLIFGVTRTINFAHGSFYMLGAFMAYSSVDLLSPHIGFWPALLLAPLACGLLGALTEMLLLRRIYKAPELFQLLATFALVLVIKDATLWLWGPEELFGPRAAGLEGSVEILGRQFPTYDLFLIAVGPCVLVGLTLLLTQTRFGTLVRAATQDREMVGALGVNQAWLFTAVFALGTLLAGLGGALQLPREPASLEMDMLTIGAAFVVVVVGGMGSIPGAFVAALLVAELKAVCIWLGAQEIAGLEISFSKLTLVVEFLVMAVVLVWRPWGLLGKPQALARSAGEPEQPLRAAGRGASSAWAALLAMLVLFPLVAGESGSYASVLLTDIFVAALFAASLHFILGPGGMHSFGHAAYFGLGAYGAALLVRTLDLPMEAALLLGPLAAAAGALLYGWFCVRLSGVYLTMLTLAFAQISWAIVFQWDDFTGGSNGLTGVWPPEWASQGPAFYWLALGLCALGIYLLRRLLFSPLGYALRASRDSALRADAIGIDVRRVQWTAFVIAGLFAGLAGALFAFSKGGVAPDAMSVTQSVDALVMVLLGGVQTLAGPLVGAAAFTWLHDTVARNTEYWRALMGATMLILVLLAPQGIAGYAQMLWARLAPKQAAGGRA, from the coding sequence ATGAGTGCATCCGGCCTGCTGGCCCAGTTGCTCAACGGTCTGGCCAGCGCATCGTCGTTATTCCTGGTCTCCGTCGGGCTGTCGCTGATCTTTGGTGTCACGCGCACCATCAACTTTGCCCATGGCTCGTTCTATATGCTGGGCGCCTTCATGGCGTACAGCAGCGTGGATCTGCTTTCGCCCCATATCGGCTTCTGGCCTGCCTTGCTGCTCGCGCCGCTGGCCTGCGGCCTGCTGGGTGCACTGACGGAGATGCTGCTGCTGCGCCGCATCTACAAGGCACCCGAGCTGTTCCAGCTGCTGGCCACGTTTGCGCTGGTACTGGTCATCAAGGATGCGACGCTGTGGCTGTGGGGCCCCGAAGAACTGTTCGGCCCGCGCGCGGCGGGGCTGGAAGGCTCGGTCGAAATTCTGGGCCGCCAGTTCCCCACTTACGATCTGTTTTTGATCGCTGTAGGCCCTTGCGTGCTTGTGGGCCTGACGCTTTTATTGACCCAAACCCGCTTCGGCACGCTGGTGCGCGCGGCCACACAGGACCGTGAGATGGTGGGAGCTTTGGGCGTCAACCAGGCCTGGCTGTTCACCGCCGTGTTTGCCCTGGGCACGCTGCTGGCAGGTCTGGGCGGTGCGCTGCAGCTGCCGCGCGAACCTGCCAGCCTGGAAATGGACATGCTGACCATTGGCGCCGCGTTTGTGGTGGTCGTCGTCGGCGGCATGGGCAGCATACCCGGCGCCTTTGTTGCGGCACTGCTGGTGGCCGAGCTCAAGGCCGTTTGCATCTGGCTGGGCGCGCAGGAGATTGCGGGCTTGGAGATCTCGTTCTCCAAGCTCACGCTGGTGGTGGAGTTCCTGGTCATGGCCGTGGTGCTGGTCTGGCGCCCCTGGGGCCTGCTGGGCAAGCCCCAGGCGCTGGCACGCAGCGCTGGCGAGCCCGAACAGCCGCTGCGCGCTGCGGGCAGAGGTGCATCTTCGGCATGGGCGGCCTTGCTGGCCATGCTGGTGCTGTTTCCGCTGGTCGCCGGAGAGTCCGGCAGCTACGCCTCCGTGCTGCTGACCGATATCTTTGTCGCCGCCTTGTTTGCCGCCAGCCTGCATTTCATCCTCGGACCCGGTGGCATGCACTCCTTCGGTCATGCGGCCTACTTTGGCCTCGGTGCCTACGGCGCGGCCCTGCTGGTGCGTACGCTGGATCTGCCCATGGAAGCCGCGCTGCTGCTCGGTCCTCTGGCCGCCGCTGCGGGCGCCCTTCTCTATGGCTGGTTCTGCGTGCGGCTGTCGGGTGTCTATCTGACCATGCTGACGCTGGCGTTTGCGCAGATCAGCTGGGCCATCGTCTTTCAGTGGGATGACTTCACGGGCGGCAGCAACGGCCTGACTGGCGTCTGGCCCCCCGAATGGGCATCGCAGGGCCCGGCGTTCTACTGGCTGGCTCTGGGCCTCTGCGCGCTGGGCATATACCTGCTGCGCCGTCTGCTGTTTTCTCCTCTGGGTTATGCGCTGCGCGCCTCGCGCGACTCGGCGCTGCGTGCCGATGCCATCGGTATCGATGTGCGCCGCGTGCAGTGGACGGCGTTCGTGATCGCCGGGCTGTTCGCCGGCCTGGCCGGGGCGCTGTTTGCCTTCAGCAAGGGCGGCGTTGCGCCTGACGCGATGTCGGTCACCCAATCGGTCGATGCGCTGGTCATGGTGCTGCTGGGCGGCGTGCAGACGCTGGCCGGCCCCCTGGTCGGCGCAGCAGCCTTCACCTGGCTGCACGACACCGTGGCACGCAACACCGAATACTGGCGCGCGTTGATGGGAGCGACCATGCTGATTCTGGTGCTGCTGGCCCCCCAGGGCATTGCCGGGTACGCGCAGATGCTGTGGGCCAGGCTCGCTCCTAAGCAAGCAGCGGGAGGCCGCGCATGA
- a CDS encoding HpcH/HpaI aldolase/citrate lyase family protein, whose protein sequence is MHDLARQATSFLFVPATRPERLGKALDSGADMVIADWEDAVAPADKEGARQALAQAVEALEGPARARLLVRINAEGSPWHTEDLRALAQLVEQGVAGAVVSKAERAQTLHAVAQAAGAQAALLPLIESVAGLDVADALAAAPQVVRLAFGHLDFQVDAGMACGQDEEELLPMRMALVLASRRAGLGAAVDGVTVDTRNPERLARDAARARRMGFGGKLCIHPAQVQPLHAVFDPDPAAVAHAQRLRQTLAEAGGGVCVLDGRMVDAPVLHLAQQTLARHAWAQQRMQRTT, encoded by the coding sequence ATGCACGATCTGGCGCGACAGGCCACCTCCTTTCTCTTCGTCCCCGCCACGCGCCCTGAGCGCCTGGGAAAGGCCCTGGACAGCGGTGCCGACATGGTCATCGCCGACTGGGAGGACGCCGTGGCCCCGGCCGACAAGGAGGGCGCGCGCCAGGCGCTGGCACAGGCCGTGGAAGCGCTGGAAGGCCCGGCCCGCGCACGCCTGCTGGTGCGCATCAACGCCGAAGGCTCGCCCTGGCATACCGAGGACCTGCGCGCGCTGGCGCAACTGGTGGAGCAGGGCGTGGCCGGTGCCGTGGTCTCCAAGGCCGAGCGTGCCCAGACCCTGCATGCAGTGGCGCAGGCTGCGGGGGCGCAGGCGGCCTTGCTGCCCCTCATCGAGAGCGTGGCCGGACTGGACGTGGCCGATGCTCTGGCCGCCGCGCCCCAGGTGGTGCGGCTGGCCTTCGGCCATCTGGACTTCCAGGTCGATGCGGGCATGGCCTGCGGCCAGGACGAAGAGGAGCTGCTGCCCATGCGCATGGCCCTGGTCCTGGCCTCGCGCCGCGCCGGCCTTGGCGCGGCCGTGGACGGCGTGACGGTGGACACGCGCAACCCCGAGCGGCTGGCCCGGGACGCGGCACGCGCGCGGCGCATGGGCTTTGGCGGCAAGCTGTGCATCCATCCGGCCCAGGTGCAGCCGCTGCATGCCGTTTTCGACCCCGACCCCGCCGCCGTGGCCCACGCGCAGCGCCTGCGTCAGACACTGGCCGAGGCAGGCGGCGGGGTCTGCGTTCTGGACGGCCGCATGGTGGATGCGCCCGTGCTCCATTTGGCGCAGCAGACACTGGCCCGCCACGCCTGGGCCCAGCAGCGCATGCAGCGCACCACCTAG
- a CDS encoding SDR family NAD(P)-dependent oxidoreductase has product MNQALVCVVTGASRGVGRGVALALGASGATVYVTGRSVKEGDSPLPGTVGRTAADVTAAGGHGIAVACDHGDDAQVAALFERVRREHGRLDILVNCAIAIPDPLTVPGPFWQKPLEMTGLLDVGLRSTYVASHCAAGLLIVARGLVVNISSAGSRCYMHGPAYGAGKAGSDKMSFDMAHDFKPAGVSVVSLWPGLVRTERSERVCAVEPDKYGDSFDSAETPQFIGRVVLALHADADCLEKRSGGVFYTAELASQYGVQDIDGAQPPSPRAYFGAPPEFSPVVVE; this is encoded by the coding sequence ATGAACCAGGCTTTGGTATGTGTGGTGACGGGGGCCAGCCGTGGCGTGGGCCGGGGGGTGGCGCTGGCGCTGGGTGCGTCGGGGGCAACCGTCTATGTGACGGGGCGCAGCGTGAAGGAGGGCGACTCGCCGCTGCCCGGCACGGTGGGCAGGACGGCTGCCGATGTGACGGCTGCCGGCGGCCACGGCATTGCCGTGGCCTGTGACCATGGCGATGATGCCCAGGTGGCTGCACTGTTCGAGCGCGTGCGCCGCGAGCATGGCCGGCTCGACATTCTGGTTAACTGTGCGATTGCGATTCCCGATCCCCTGACCGTGCCTGGCCCGTTTTGGCAAAAGCCGCTGGAGATGACCGGGCTGCTCGATGTGGGTCTGCGCTCCACCTACGTGGCCAGCCATTGCGCGGCCGGCCTGCTGATCGTGGCGCGCGGCCTGGTGGTCAATATCTCGTCAGCCGGCAGCCGCTGCTACATGCATGGGCCGGCGTATGGCGCGGGAAAGGCCGGCTCGGACAAGATGAGCTTCGACATGGCCCACGATTTCAAGCCTGCCGGCGTAAGCGTGGTTTCGCTCTGGCCCGGCCTGGTCAGGACCGAACGCTCCGAACGCGTCTGCGCGGTCGAACCCGACAAGTACGGCGACAGCTTCGACAGCGCCGAAACGCCGCAATTCATAGGCCGGGTGGTGCTGGCCTTGCATGCCGATGCCGACTGCCTGGAAAAGCGCTCCGGGGGCGTGTTCTATACGGCCGAACTGGCCAGCCAGTATGGCGTGCAGGACATCGATGGCGCGCAGCCGCCGTCACCGCGCGCCTACTTCGGCGCGCCACCGGAGTTCAGCCCGGTGGTGGTCGAATAA